One Cellulomonas sp. WB94 genomic window, CCTGATCAAGATCCTCACCGGCGTCTACCGGCAGGACTCCGGCGAGGTCCTCATCAGGGGACGTCGGACGAGCTTCCGAGGGCCGGGAGCGGCACAGGCAGCCGGCATCGCGACGATCTACCAGGAGTTCAACCTCGTGCCGACGCAGAGCGCGGCACGCAACCTCTACCTCGGCCGCGAGCCGCGCACCCACCTCGGGCTCATCGACCTGAAGGAGATGCACCGCGGGGCGCGGGCGGCGCTGGCGGCCTACGGGATCGACGCCGACGTCGAGGCGCCGCTCGGCAGGCTCGGCAGGGTGACGCAGCAGATGATCGCCGTCGCACGCGCCGCCGCGTCCGACGCCAGCGTCGTCATCATGGACGAGCCGACGGCGTCGCTCGAGGCGCGCGAGGTGGAGACGCTGTTCGGCGTCATCGAGCAGCTCCGTGCTGCGGGGGTCGCGATCGTCTACGTGAGCCACCGGCTGGACGAGCTCTACCGGCTCTGCGACTCGGTGAGCGTCCTGCGCGACGGCCACGTCGTCCACTCCGGGCCGCTGGCCGAGCTGCCCGGTCCTCAGCTCGTCGCCGCCATGCTCGGGCGCGAGCTCCTCCCCCAGACACGTCGGCACGCCGCCTCCGACAACAGCACGGACCTCTCCGAGGAGGCGCCCGTGCTCAGCATCGAGAAGATCTCGCGCCACGGCGTTCTCCGGGACGTGTCCCTCGCGGTGCGCCCAGGGGAGGTCGTCGGTCTCGGCGGCCTGCTCGGTGCCGGACGCAGCGAGACCGGCAAGGCGGTGCTGGGCGCGCAACGGCTGGACTCGGGACAGGTCGTCGTCGACGGTGAGGCGATCACCCCCGGCTCTCCGTCCGCCTCCATCGCAGCGGGGGTCGCCCTCCTCCCTGAGGACCGCATCCTCGAGGGGATCCTGCCCAACCTGTCGATCCGCGACAACATCGTGCTCGGCGCCCTCCCGCGCCTGTCCCGGCA contains:
- a CDS encoding sugar ABC transporter ATP-binding protein encodes the protein MSSAERLADAAPILEALGIGKSFGTVPVLADVTLSVRPGEVHALVGENGAGKSTLIKILTGVYRQDSGEVLIRGRRTSFRGPGAAQAAGIATIYQEFNLVPTQSAARNLYLGREPRTHLGLIDLKEMHRGARAALAAYGIDADVEAPLGRLGRVTQQMIAVARAAASDASVVIMDEPTASLEAREVETLFGVIEQLRAAGVAIVYVSHRLDELYRLCDSVSVLRDGHVVHSGPLAELPGPQLVAAMLGRELLPQTRRHAASDNSTDLSEEAPVLSIEKISRHGVLRDVSLAVRPGEVVGLGGLLGAGRSETGKAVLGAQRLDSGQVVVDGEAITPGSPSASIAAGVALLPEDRILEGILPNLSIRDNIVLGALPRLSRHGFLSAGRIDALVGDLMKHLNIQASSPDQKAGTLSGGNQQKVMLARLLCLSPKVLILDEPTRGIDVGAKIEVRIAIDKLAAGGLAVLLISSETEELVEGSDRIVVLKDGHVIDLLGGDRLTEDELIRSIAGESRA